In Ictalurus furcatus strain D&B chromosome 23, Billie_1.0, whole genome shotgun sequence, a single window of DNA contains:
- the phex gene encoding phosphate-regulating neutral endopeptidase PHEX — MEVDMLSRRDSKPSVSPCTLTKVALFTLVCFCLALLITVIAVSQKSTRDEFCLTPECIEAASSILNKLDHSVKPCDDFYQYACGGWLRENPIPEDSSSYGIYPWLRQNVDLKIKELLEKPTVEGDLEAVKKAKVLYRSCMNETAIEMLDSKPLLKELKKREFRWPVLADALGSDVQWDPRKFDLLQTLAQIRTQYSKSVLLRLFVSADDKNSQEYILKIDQASLALSRDDYITNSTEAQANRDALLKLMVGVAVMLGASEQAAGSQMKAALDFEMKLAQIMIPYENRTSESMYNRYSLSKLQRTIPGFNWLMFVQAVIDSKLYPDLSISSSEQVIVRAPQYLKDLFRLLNVTESRTVANYVVWRSILSRVTTLSRRFLYRYLDFARVTTGTTSLTPRWDKCVNYVESALMYATGRLFVDKHFQEDKKHMMEELIDGIRWAFIDMLEKENDWMDAETKTKAIEKAHAVLPKVGYPEFILNNTYINENIQRLSFSEKDYFGNVMQTLRFVAQSDIGWLRTKVPRTEWFTSPTTVNAFYSVTTNQIRFPAGELQKPFFWGLNYPRSLSYGAIGVIVGHELTHAFDNNGRKYDKDGNLYQWWSDASGSNFDNKTKCIINQYNNYHWKEAGLNVKGKRTLAENIADNGGIREAFRAYRRWVQKERSGVEEPLLPGLGLTNNQLFFLSYAHVRCNAYRPEAARDQINSGVHSPPKYRVIGAMSNFEEFHKAFNCPTTSVMNRGAESCRVW, encoded by the exons ATGGAGGTGGACATGTTAAGCAGAAGAGACTCCAAACCTAGCGTGTCTCCATGTACACTCACGAAAGTGGCTCTGTTCACACTGGTGTGTTTCTGTCTTGCTCTGCTGATTACTGTCATTGCAG TCTCGCAGAAATCGACCAGAGACGAGTTCTGTCTGACGCCGGAGTGCATCGAAGCAG CCAGTTCCATTCTTAACAAGTTGGACCACAGCGTCAAACCGTGTGATGATTTCTACCAGTACGCGTGTGGAGGCTGGCTCAGAGAAAACCCCATTCCGGAAGATTCCTCCAGCTATGGGATTTACCCCTGGCTCCGGCAGAACGTCGACCTCAAAATCAAAG AGCTCCTGGAGAAGCCCACTGTGGAGGGAGACCTTGAGGCAGTGAAGAAGGCCAAGGTGTTGTACCGCTCCTGCATGAATGAGA CTGCCATCGAGATGCTGGACTCCAAGCCActgctgaaggagctgaagAAGCGCGAGTTCCGCTGGCCCGTCCTGGCCGACGCTCTGGGTTCTGATGTTCAGTGGGACCCGAGAAAGTTCGACCTGCTCCAGACGCTGGCTCAGATCCGCACTCAGTACAGCAAATCCGTCCTGCTGCGGCTCTTCGTCTCAGCTGACGACAAGAACTCACAGGAGTACATCCTCAAG ATAGACCAGGCGTCCTTGGCTTTATCCAGAGATGATTACATCACCAACAGCACTGAGGCACAAGCA AACAGAGACGCTCTCCTGAAGCTCATGGTGGGCGTGGCCGTCATGCTGGGAGCCAGTGAGCAGGCGGCTGGGTCTCAGATGAAAGCGGCGCTGGACTTTGAGATGAAACTCGCTCAG attatGATTCCTTATGAGAACCGCACCTCTGAGAGCATGTACAACAGATACAGCCTGTCTAAACTACAGCGCACCATCCCtggg tttaACTGGCTGATGTTTGTTCAAGCAGTGATTGACTCGAAGCTCTATCCGGATCTTTCCATCTCATCCTCGGAGCAGGTGATTGTTCGAGCTCCTCAGTACCTGAAGGACCTTTTCCGGCTGCTGAACGTGACAGAGAGCAG GACGGTGGCGAACTACGTGGTGTGGAGGTCCATCCTGTCTCGAGTCACCACGCTGAGCCGCCGCTTCCTCTATAGATATCTGGACTTCGCTCGA GTGACGACAGGAACGACGTCTCTGACCCCTCGCTGGGACAAGTGTGTTAATTACGTGGAGAGCGCGTTAATGTACGCCACCGGACGCCTGTTTGTTGATAAGCACTTTCAGGAAGATAAGAAACACATG atggAGGAACTGATTGATGGCATTCGCTGGGCGTTCATTGATATGCTGGAGAAAGAAAACGACTGGATGGACGCAGAAACCAAGACGAAGGCCAtagagaag GCCCACGCGGTTCTGCCTAAAGTGGGTTATCCAGAGTTCATCCTGAACAACACTTACATCAACGAGAACATCCAAAGG TTGTCGTTTTCGGAGAAGGATTATTTCGGGAACGTGATGCAGACGTTGCGTTTCGTCGCGCAGTCCGACATCGGCTGGCTCAGAACCAAGGTTCCACGCACAGA GTGGTTCACGAGCCCGACGACTGTGAACGCTTTCTACAGCGTCACCACCAACCAGatca GATTTCCAGCAGGAGAACTTCAGAAACCGTTCTTCTGGGGACTGAACTATCCtcg ATCATTAAGTTATGGTGCGATCGGTGTGATTGTTGGACACGAACTCACACACGCTTTTGATAACAATG GTCGTAAATATGATAAAGACGGGAATCTGTATCAGTGGTGGAGCGACGCTTCGGGCTCTAACTTCGACAACAAGACTAAGTGCATCATCAACCAGTATAACAACTACCACTGGAAGGAGGCGGGGCTTAAT GTGAAAGGGAAGAGAACGCTGGCGGAGAACATCGCTGACAACGGAGGAATCCGAGAAGCTTTCAGG gCGTACAGGAGGTGGGTGCAGAAGGAAAGGTCAGGGGTCGAGGAGCCGTTATTACCAGGATTGGGTCTGACCAACAATCAGCTCTTCTTCCTCAGTTATGCTCAT gttcgTTGTAACGCTTACAGACCCGAAGCGGCTCGAGATCAGATCAACAGTGGAGTTCACAGTCCTCCTAAATACAG GGTCATTGGTGCTATGAGTAACTTCGAGGAGTTCCACAAGGCCTTTAACTGCCCCACAACATCAGTCATGAACAGGGGGGCGGAGTCATGCAGAGTGTGGTAG